From the Paludisphaera mucosa genome, one window contains:
- a CDS encoding alpha-keto acid decarboxylase family protein has protein sequence MAETILPTLTVGRYLIDRIAELGVKHVFGIPGDYVLGLYKMLEESPMTLVGTTREDNAGFAADAYARINGLGCVCLTYCVGGLSAANSIAGAFAEKSPVIVLSGSPGVGERAHNPLLHHKVKTFETQFDVFQHLTVASAVLDRPDTAFAEIDRVLDAALRYKRPVYLELPRDQLHSAPDAPHHRRTSVQASDQDALREALDEAEALLTSAKRPVILADVEIHRFHLQDELIELAESAGMPIATTILGKSVVAEAHPLFAGVYEGGMGRPEVTTLVESSDCLLMLGCFLTDINLGVFTAKLDPSRCIDATSEDLRIRRHHYRDVRLDDFIRGLIDRRLTVNRTPIPKRTSPFAEVEIGPGDSPATSSKVFARLNRLLNEAKGATVIADVGDSLFGATDLEMERRTEFLSPAYYTSMGFGVPAALGANMANPASRVLVIVGDGAFQMTGMELSTIARHGFNPIIVILNNHGYTTERFMLEGSFNDVFNWEYHRITDMLGTGLGVEVRTVAELDEGLARAWANTDSFSLLNIHLDPYDHSPALERLAARMGELVRKRG, from the coding sequence ATGGCAGAGACCATCCTCCCGACGCTCACCGTCGGGCGATACCTCATCGACCGGATCGCGGAGCTGGGCGTGAAGCACGTCTTCGGCATCCCCGGAGACTACGTCCTCGGTCTCTACAAGATGCTGGAAGAGAGCCCGATGACACTCGTCGGGACGACCCGCGAGGACAATGCCGGGTTCGCGGCCGACGCCTATGCTCGGATCAACGGGCTGGGCTGCGTTTGCCTGACCTATTGCGTCGGCGGGTTGTCGGCCGCCAACAGCATCGCCGGGGCCTTCGCCGAGAAGTCGCCGGTCATCGTGCTGAGCGGATCTCCGGGGGTCGGCGAGCGGGCCCACAACCCTCTTTTGCATCACAAGGTCAAGACCTTCGAGACCCAATTCGACGTCTTCCAGCACCTCACGGTCGCCTCCGCCGTGCTCGACCGCCCCGACACGGCCTTCGCCGAGATCGACCGTGTGCTCGACGCCGCGCTCCGCTACAAGCGGCCGGTCTACCTGGAACTTCCCCGCGACCAGCTGCACTCTGCGCCCGACGCTCCCCACCATCGCCGCACGAGTGTGCAGGCGAGCGATCAGGACGCGCTTCGCGAGGCCCTCGACGAGGCCGAGGCGCTGCTGACCTCGGCCAAGCGGCCAGTGATCCTGGCCGACGTCGAGATCCATCGGTTCCACCTGCAGGACGAGCTTATCGAGCTGGCCGAGTCGGCGGGAATGCCGATCGCGACGACCATCCTGGGGAAGAGCGTCGTCGCCGAGGCCCACCCGCTCTTCGCCGGCGTCTACGAGGGGGGCATGGGCCGGCCCGAGGTCACGACTCTGGTGGAGTCCTCGGACTGCCTCTTGATGCTGGGTTGCTTCCTCACCGACATCAATCTTGGCGTCTTCACCGCCAAGCTCGACCCGTCGCGATGCATCGACGCGACGAGCGAGGACCTGCGAATCCGCCGCCACCACTATCGCGACGTCCGGCTCGACGACTTCATCCGGGGACTCATCGATCGCCGGCTGACGGTCAATCGGACGCCGATCCCGAAGCGGACGAGCCCGTTCGCCGAGGTCGAGATCGGCCCCGGAGACTCGCCGGCGACTTCATCGAAGGTGTTCGCGCGGCTCAACCGGCTGCTCAACGAGGCCAAGGGCGCCACGGTCATCGCCGACGTCGGCGACTCGCTCTTCGGCGCCACCGATCTCGAGATGGAGCGACGCACGGAGTTCCTCAGCCCGGCGTATTACACGTCGATGGGCTTCGGCGTGCCCGCAGCCCTCGGGGCCAACATGGCCAACCCCGCCTCGCGGGTCCTGGTGATCGTCGGCGACGGGGCCTTCCAGATGACCGGCATGGAACTGTCGACGATCGCGCGGCACGGCTTCAACCCGATCATCGTCATCCTCAACAACCACGGCTACACGACCGAGCGGTTCATGCTCGAAGGGTCGTTCAACGACGTCTTCAACTGGGAGTATCATCGCATCACGGACATGTTGGGGACCGGGCTCGGCGTCGAGGTTCGCACCGTGGCCGAACTCGACGAGGGGCTGGCTCGAGCGTGGGCCAATACCGACAGCTTCAGCCTGCTGAACATCCACCTGGATCCCTACGACCACAGCCCCGCCCTAGAACGGCTCGCCGCCCGCATGGGCGAGCTGGTGCGTAAGAGAGGCTGA
- a CDS encoding beta strand repeat-containing protein: protein MLIGKRGPRPGASVHKPTKCLPRGEVLEAKVLLSIDLGGSAPPALPNIASANVGIAMVGTSTPLQGAGYSVANLGSVNGSGFDSYLIGAPAIDTTGSNTASAAYLVFGSQVASTTGPVTSDWLLNAPNGRVGDVAALGSNVQPNPITGTTTNAYAFNGVTFIASQQPNSQLGASVANAGIIRGTQAFLIGAPNGTQAGSTTSGTGTGRAYLVYGSSNLSTLANKTIDLDDPASAAAAGINVVTFVSSALGAQLGSSVAGIGNFLNDGSNSIALGAPSASIGGTATSGAVYVMSSNNLPASAATIDVTQIGQGGVTGLVISGPSGGSQAGFSVGGSGGDVNGDGVADLLVGAPGTGGTSGSAYLVYGGNLISQTTVTNSVRFLSLARVGTASGSTPASVAGAVVAGSTGEQLGFAVAGAGDFNNDGFGDILLGGPGFASLTGRATLIYGGANNVVSGSFTADTIPSGVSSLSLIGTATGDQAGYSLSLAAAVNSGQPNGILIGSPGYLSSRGAAYYLPGHGGLYTGTFSLSEAENTSTLAGLLLTATTPGFAVSTNAPRFGTSVSGRLIASGQSRTGDNDLLGDFVIGAPGFTVINSGNLAGAGFIVEGARIVVGIPPASNVITTTIVQIDNSTTVPFSISATTPNAMQIVVTSSTTPTGGTFNPATDIDPTTVTVNGVLFANATVAADPTNATQAIITISPRSSLNLPSGTSTLVVSGLTNATASDPNQPWIGTTTVNTGGGNNGGGTGTGGVAAPVPPGLFVPSTFVSPFGSSFVPTISALSQFNYAPIPVSVALSQYLPPAGFRQRIQAYHGMTVQGRKRTAGSDSTSGLGPWTLGSSVFSRGRFHNGQTYKWTHSGNVVPVQNKVQKFTRRNNHLPG, encoded by the coding sequence ATGTTGATTGGCAAGCGCGGTCCTCGGCCCGGCGCGTCGGTGCATAAACCGACGAAGTGCCTCCCGCGAGGGGAAGTCCTGGAAGCGAAGGTGCTGCTGTCGATCGACCTGGGAGGGTCGGCTCCGCCGGCGCTTCCCAACATCGCCAGCGCCAACGTAGGCATCGCGATGGTGGGGACCAGCACGCCCCTCCAAGGTGCCGGCTACAGCGTCGCCAACCTGGGCAGCGTCAACGGCTCCGGCTTCGACAGCTATCTCATCGGCGCCCCGGCGATCGACACCACCGGTTCGAATACCGCATCGGCCGCCTACCTGGTGTTCGGCTCGCAAGTGGCCTCGACCACCGGTCCCGTCACCTCGGACTGGCTCCTCAACGCGCCGAACGGCCGAGTCGGCGACGTCGCGGCGCTCGGGAGCAACGTCCAGCCCAATCCCATCACCGGGACCACGACGAACGCCTACGCCTTCAACGGCGTGACGTTCATCGCCAGCCAACAGCCCAATTCCCAGCTCGGGGCCTCGGTGGCCAACGCGGGGATCATCCGGGGGACCCAGGCGTTCCTCATCGGCGCCCCCAACGGCACCCAGGCCGGCTCGACGACCAGCGGCACCGGCACCGGGCGCGCCTACCTGGTGTACGGGTCGAGCAACCTGAGCACCCTGGCGAACAAGACGATCGACCTGGACGACCCGGCCTCGGCGGCGGCCGCGGGCATCAACGTGGTGACGTTCGTCAGCTCGGCCCTCGGGGCCCAGCTGGGGTCCTCGGTGGCCGGGATCGGCAACTTCCTCAACGACGGTTCGAACTCGATCGCGCTCGGCGCCCCCTCCGCCTCGATCGGCGGCACGGCGACGTCGGGCGCCGTCTACGTCATGAGCAGCAACAACCTGCCCGCGTCGGCCGCGACCATCGACGTCACCCAGATCGGCCAGGGCGGCGTCACCGGCCTGGTGATCTCGGGCCCCTCCGGCGGCAGCCAGGCGGGCTTCTCGGTGGGCGGCTCGGGCGGCGACGTCAACGGCGACGGGGTGGCGGACCTGCTCGTCGGTGCCCCCGGGACCGGCGGCACGTCCGGCTCGGCTTACCTCGTCTACGGCGGCAACCTGATCAGCCAGACGACCGTCACCAATAGCGTCCGGTTCCTCTCCCTGGCCCGGGTCGGGACGGCGAGCGGCTCGACGCCGGCTTCGGTGGCCGGCGCCGTGGTCGCCGGATCCACCGGCGAGCAGCTCGGGTTCGCGGTCGCCGGCGCCGGCGACTTCAACAACGACGGCTTCGGCGACATCCTCCTGGGCGGGCCGGGATTCGCGAGCCTCACGGGCCGGGCGACGCTGATCTACGGCGGTGCCAACAACGTCGTCAGCGGGAGCTTCACCGCCGACACGATCCCCAGCGGCGTCAGCTCGCTGTCCCTGATCGGCACCGCGACCGGCGACCAGGCGGGGTACTCGCTGTCGCTGGCGGCCGCCGTGAACAGCGGCCAGCCCAACGGCATCCTGATCGGCTCGCCGGGCTACCTCTCGAGCCGCGGCGCCGCGTATTACCTGCCGGGCCATGGCGGCCTCTATACGGGGACGTTCTCGCTGTCCGAAGCCGAGAACACCTCGACCCTGGCCGGCCTACTGCTGACCGCCACGACGCCGGGCTTCGCGGTGTCGACCAACGCGCCTCGATTCGGCACCTCCGTGTCGGGCCGCCTGATCGCCTCGGGCCAGAGCCGCACCGGCGACAACGACCTGCTGGGCGACTTCGTCATCGGGGCACCTGGCTTCACTGTCATCAACTCCGGCAACCTGGCCGGGGCCGGCTTCATCGTCGAGGGGGCCCGGATCGTCGTCGGCATCCCGCCGGCGTCGAACGTCATCACGACCACGATCGTCCAGATCGACAACTCGACGACGGTGCCGTTCTCGATCAGCGCGACGACGCCCAACGCGATGCAGATCGTCGTCACGAGCTCCACCACGCCCACGGGTGGGACCTTCAACCCGGCGACGGACATCGACCCGACGACCGTGACGGTCAACGGCGTCCTGTTCGCCAACGCGACCGTGGCCGCCGACCCGACGAACGCGACCCAGGCGATCATCACGATCTCGCCGCGGTCGTCGCTTAACCTGCCTTCGGGCACGTCGACCCTCGTGGTCTCGGGCCTGACCAACGCGACGGCGTCGGACCCGAACCAGCCGTGGATCGGCACGACGACCGTCAACACCGGAGGCGGCAACAACGGTGGCGGGACCGGGACGGGCGGCGTCGCCGCGCCGGTCCCCCCTGGCCTCTTCGTCCCGTCGACGTTCGTCTCGCCGTTCGGCAGTTCGTTCGTGCCGACGATCTCCGCGCTTTCCCAGTTCAACTACGCGCCGATCCCGGTCAGCGTGGCCCTCAGCCAGTACCTGCCCCCCGCGGGTTTCCGGCAGCGAATCCAGGCTTATCACGGGATGACCGTTCAGGGTCGGAAGCGGACCGCCGGCTCCGACTCGACCTCGGGTCTGGGGCCGTGGACGCTCGGCAGCAGCGTCTTCAGCCGCGGCCGCTTCCACAACGGCCAGACCTACAAATGGACGCACTCCGGGAACGTCGTGCCGGTCCAGAACAAGGTCCAGAAGTTCACGCGACGCAACAACCACCTCCCCGGCTGA
- the holB gene encoding DNA polymerase III subunit delta', translated as MPWRSVRGHDRVVDTLRSGVRSGRFPHAFLFVGPEGVGKRTFALTLAQALLCETRPEADLEPCGVCPGCIQVEGGTHPDLIVAGRPEDKQELPIKIIRDLCDEFGLKPARGPRKVAVVDDVDSMNDEAANAFLKTLEEPPPGAVLILIGTSPEQQLETVVSRCQVVRFEPLAAEELASLLLEKGVASEPAEALKLAMLADGSVGRAVGLADPDLGRYRRDLIDGLAGERGFDPAEHVRLLDAFAKQAGKESGAQRRRVRLMVWEMARLFRGVLWQTAGLEPPSPDPEDRRAIARLAERLEPEDVFVLADRAMEADFHLQRNLYMSLVLESLFHDLAKVINPKARS; from the coding sequence ATGCCCTGGCGCTCGGTCCGAGGCCATGACCGCGTCGTCGATACGTTGCGGTCGGGGGTCCGGTCGGGACGCTTTCCGCACGCCTTCCTGTTCGTGGGGCCCGAGGGGGTCGGCAAGCGGACCTTTGCGTTGACGCTCGCCCAGGCCTTGCTCTGCGAGACACGACCCGAAGCCGACCTCGAACCCTGCGGCGTCTGTCCCGGTTGCATTCAGGTCGAGGGGGGCACGCACCCGGATCTGATCGTCGCGGGCCGCCCGGAGGACAAGCAGGAATTGCCGATCAAGATCATCCGCGACCTGTGCGACGAATTCGGGCTCAAGCCGGCCCGGGGTCCGCGGAAAGTCGCCGTCGTCGACGACGTCGATTCGATGAACGACGAGGCGGCCAACGCCTTCCTGAAGACCCTTGAGGAGCCCCCGCCGGGTGCCGTCTTGATCCTGATCGGCACGTCCCCGGAGCAACAGTTGGAGACGGTCGTCTCGCGTTGCCAGGTCGTCCGCTTCGAACCTCTCGCCGCCGAGGAGCTGGCGTCGCTCCTGCTGGAGAAGGGCGTGGCCTCGGAACCCGCAGAGGCGCTCAAGCTGGCGATGCTGGCCGACGGAAGCGTCGGCCGCGCGGTCGGGCTGGCCGATCCGGACCTGGGGCGCTACCGCCGCGACCTCATCGACGGTCTGGCCGGCGAGCGCGGCTTCGACCCGGCCGAGCACGTCCGGCTCCTCGATGCCTTCGCCAAGCAGGCCGGCAAGGAGTCCGGCGCGCAGCGGCGGCGGGTGCGCCTGATGGTCTGGGAGATGGCTCGCCTCTTCCGCGGCGTCCTCTGGCAGACCGCCGGGCTCGAACCGCCGTCGCCCGACCCTGAGGACCGCCGCGCCATCGCCCGACTCGCCGAGCGGCTGGAACCGGAAGACGTCTTCGTCCTGGCCGACCGCGCCATGGAGGCCGACTTCCACCTCCAGCGCAATCTGTACATGTCTCTCGTGCTCGAATCGCTGTTCCACGACCTTGCAAAGGTCATCAACCCCAAGGCCCGGTCCTGA
- a CDS encoding TolC family protein codes for MADKTFRTPRTPLMRYGALPAVLAAALGTQPGCTREFFREWANQDVSEAVFEKSRDPRWRLDTFSIEPPSLSRFADPYDQDFPPAPPDDPAAEALSPVPQAPDNRLLIPAEGTGYLELLEKWSQEREALPKRPKPATPAARGDQGPGTPTTPPGPTDAPSPFSAPAPATPPDGPTTLRLDRPRREGEAAPVLLADARKAPSNKEIPPPRTAESFRRAKLASAAAASDPGVRRSSYQDSTQDRPLSPAPAIPLDPNPQEKDMADPNLPRPNQMVPGRGDGAFTEAQAAELSGILVPSIPELDEAIAAGLPSGYKHYKVNMQQAFTLALINSRFYQTQLETLYTSALSVTLQRFSFQPQFYAGLSPTTSPLGAGFPALNPANVFNYQTRYSPGGQVSTWQISEVAGVGKLLSSGGRVLMGFANQIVFNFVGSKPFQPNVSSSLPLTFFQPLLRGGGRAVTLENLTLAERSLLYQVRAFAKFRQEFIVSLLIGGTVQQLGAGFNLAGFSTAGNSDSTIGFIPVVLDAAQLEIDKRNVAYFEQLVNLYTQLIDGEASGLTQLQVDQARSQLVGARSRLVSDLLNYRNGLDNFKTQLGMPTDTPMTVDLGLYQPFRDVFNRIDDWQRNPKRDLKDLPSIVGKVPELEDVVIDGRSVLNIYKGSQTYSEEEGLEDILQAGVRTAMEYRLDLMNNRAQLYDAWRQIRFQANSLKGILNVGVTNQLLTPPTTTNPFGFDSQSSQLSLVLNAELPLIRLSERNNFRQAIINYQRQRRALQNAEDSLKLFLRQDIRGMQVAYINYAIAKQQLELNIRLKDQAFEQIVAPPQATTGNSLAQSANAATQTSNLIGFQNGLINSETALLTTWQNFQLARLTLYRDIGTLPYDEWEAFSELFPAEYRGPSLGPGTSDTRPAAAAAAETP; via the coding sequence ATGGCCGATAAAACGTTCAGGACACCCAGAACGCCCCTGATGCGGTACGGCGCCCTGCCGGCCGTGCTCGCGGCGGCCCTGGGCACCCAACCGGGCTGCACCCGCGAGTTCTTCCGGGAATGGGCCAATCAGGACGTCTCGGAGGCGGTTTTCGAGAAGAGCCGCGATCCACGATGGCGGCTGGACACGTTCTCGATCGAGCCGCCCTCCTTGTCGCGGTTCGCAGACCCCTACGACCAGGACTTCCCACCGGCGCCGCCCGATGATCCGGCCGCCGAGGCCCTGTCGCCCGTCCCTCAGGCTCCGGACAATCGACTCCTGATCCCGGCCGAGGGCACCGGCTACCTCGAGTTGCTGGAGAAATGGAGCCAGGAGCGCGAGGCCTTGCCGAAACGGCCCAAGCCTGCGACCCCGGCGGCACGCGGCGACCAGGGACCCGGGACGCCGACGACGCCCCCCGGGCCTACCGACGCCCCCTCGCCCTTCTCGGCCCCGGCTCCAGCGACGCCCCCGGACGGCCCGACGACCCTCAGGCTCGACCGGCCCCGGCGCGAGGGCGAAGCGGCTCCGGTCCTGCTGGCCGACGCACGGAAGGCCCCGTCCAACAAGGAGATCCCGCCGCCCCGGACCGCCGAGAGCTTCCGGAGGGCGAAACTCGCCTCGGCCGCGGCGGCGTCCGATCCCGGCGTTCGCCGCTCGTCATACCAGGATTCGACGCAGGACCGACCCCTTTCGCCGGCCCCGGCCATCCCCCTGGATCCCAATCCCCAGGAAAAGGACATGGCCGACCCGAACCTGCCCAGGCCGAACCAAATGGTCCCGGGTCGGGGCGATGGGGCTTTCACCGAGGCCCAAGCCGCCGAGTTGTCGGGGATCCTCGTCCCGTCGATCCCCGAACTCGACGAGGCGATCGCGGCCGGGCTGCCGAGCGGGTACAAGCACTACAAGGTGAACATGCAGCAGGCGTTCACCCTGGCCCTCATCAACAGCCGGTTCTACCAGACCCAACTGGAAACCCTGTACACCTCGGCCCTCTCGGTGACGCTCCAGCGGTTCTCGTTCCAGCCGCAATTCTACGCGGGCCTCTCGCCGACGACCTCGCCGCTAGGGGCGGGCTTCCCGGCCCTTAATCCGGCGAACGTTTTCAACTATCAGACCCGCTACTCGCCGGGCGGCCAGGTCTCGACCTGGCAGATCAGCGAGGTCGCTGGCGTTGGAAAGCTCCTTAGTTCGGGCGGACGCGTCTTGATGGGCTTTGCCAACCAGATCGTCTTCAACTTCGTGGGCAGCAAGCCTTTCCAGCCGAACGTATCGTCGTCGCTGCCGCTCACCTTCTTCCAGCCGCTGCTGCGGGGCGGTGGCCGGGCCGTAACCCTCGAGAACCTCACCCTGGCGGAGCGTTCGCTGCTTTACCAGGTCCGCGCGTTCGCCAAGTTCCGCCAGGAATTCATCGTCTCGCTCCTGATCGGCGGCACGGTGCAGCAGCTCGGAGCCGGTTTCAACCTGGCCGGCTTCTCGACGGCGGGCAACTCCGACTCGACCATCGGCTTCATCCCCGTCGTGCTCGACGCGGCCCAGCTCGAGATCGACAAGCGGAACGTCGCCTACTTCGAGCAGCTGGTCAACCTGTACACGCAGCTGATCGACGGCGAGGCGTCGGGGCTCACCCAGCTGCAGGTCGACCAGGCTCGGTCGCAGCTGGTCGGCGCCCGGTCCCGGCTGGTCTCGGACCTGTTGAACTATCGAAACGGCCTCGACAACTTCAAGACCCAGCTCGGCATGCCGACCGACACGCCGATGACGGTCGACCTCGGCCTCTACCAGCCCTTCCGCGACGTCTTCAACCGGATCGACGACTGGCAGCGCAACCCCAAGCGGGACCTGAAGGACCTGCCCTCGATCGTCGGCAAGGTCCCCGAGCTGGAAGACGTGGTCATCGACGGTCGGTCCGTGCTGAACATCTACAAGGGAAGCCAGACCTACTCCGAGGAGGAAGGGCTGGAGGACATCCTCCAGGCCGGGGTCCGGACTGCGATGGAATACCGGCTCGACCTGATGAACAATCGGGCCCAGCTTTACGACGCCTGGCGACAAATTCGATTCCAGGCGAATTCCCTCAAGGGTATACTCAATGTCGGCGTCACGAATCAGTTGCTCACCCCGCCTACGACGACCAACCCGTTCGGCTTCGACTCTCAGTCCAGCCAACTCAGTCTGGTGCTGAATGCGGAGCTGCCCCTGATTCGGCTCTCCGAGCGTAACAACTTCCGCCAGGCCATCATCAACTACCAGAGACAGCGGCGGGCCCTCCAGAACGCCGAAGACTCTTTGAAATTGTTTCTTCGACAAGACATCCGCGGGATGCAAGTCGCCTATATCAACTATGCGATCGCCAAGCAGCAGCTGGAGCTGAACATACGGCTGAAAGACCAGGCGTTCGAGCAGATCGTGGCGCCGCCCCAGGCGACGACGGGCAACAGCCTCGCCCAGTCGGCCAACGCGGCGACCCAGACCTCGAACCTCATCGGCTTCCAGAACGGCCTGATCAACAGCGAGACCGCGCTGCTGACCACCTGGCAGAACTTCCAGCTCGCCCGGTTGACCCTGTACCGCGACATCGGCACCTTGCCTTACGACGAATGGGAGGCGTTCAGTGAACTTTTCCCTGCAGAATACCGAGGCCCCAGCCTCGGCCCCGGCACAAGCGACACGCGACCTGCCGCCGCTGCAGCGGCCGAGACGCCGTAA
- a CDS encoding ABC transporter ATP-binding protein: MGHAPSGGGIFRRGGPSQTVTVHALRGVTVDFYPGEYVAIMGASGSGKSTMLNLLGCLDRPSSGQYFLGDRDVSRLDDDELSEVRSRYLGFIFQSYNLIQQYTVLENIQLPLTYQGGGELSPEAVERSIELARMVGLADRLDHRPTQLSGGQQQRVAIARSLINDPYIILADEATGNLDTKTSHEIMEMLQRLNEAGKTIIMVTHEDDIAEHAKRIIRMRDGVIIEDGPSPRMIAAQQAAERASLAAGVEA, from the coding sequence ATGGGGCACGCCCCCTCCGGCGGCGGGATCTTCCGCCGCGGAGGGCCCAGTCAGACGGTGACTGTGCACGCCCTTCGGGGCGTCACGGTCGATTTCTATCCCGGCGAATACGTCGCGATCATGGGCGCTTCGGGATCGGGCAAGAGCACCATGCTCAACCTGCTCGGCTGCCTCGACCGGCCCTCCAGCGGCCAGTACTTCCTGGGCGACCGCGACGTCTCGCGGCTGGACGACGACGAGCTGTCCGAGGTCCGCAGCCGCTACCTCGGCTTCATCTTCCAGTCGTACAACCTCATCCAGCAATACACGGTTCTGGAGAACATCCAGCTTCCGCTGACATACCAGGGGGGCGGCGAGCTCAGCCCCGAGGCCGTCGAACGTTCGATCGAACTGGCCCGCATGGTGGGCCTGGCCGACCGCCTCGACCACCGCCCGACCCAACTCTCCGGCGGTCAGCAGCAGCGCGTGGCCATCGCCCGCTCGCTGATCAACGACCCTTACATCATCCTCGCCGACGAAGCGACCGGCAACCTCGACACCAAGACCAGCCATGAGATCATGGAAATGCTCCAGCGCCTCAACGAGGCGGGCAAGACCATCATCATGGTGACCCACGAAGACGACATCGCCGAGCACGCGAAGCGGATCATCCGCATGCGGGACGGCGTCATCATCGAGGACGGCCCCAGCCCGCGGATGATCGCCGCCCAGCAGGCCGCCGAACGGGCCTCGCTCGCCGCCGGCGTCGAGGCCTGA
- a CDS encoding efflux RND transporter periplasmic adaptor subunit: MLALGLVSLLAVGGVALVSVPGMSKPIRGFFAPTTLDIIPFEIKRGPLPITVTEKGSLESAKNEDVYCQVEGQTTIISILPEGTAVKKGQLVCELDSATLRESLINQKISTQGAEASYQQAKLTREVAEIAVKEYEEGIYAQDKATINGEIKLAESDLARAADRVDWANRMFDKGYVSRAQKVSEELNNQKARFALEQAQSKLAVLERFTKAKTIKELRSDVEKAFSDEKAKEQTYRLEQEKEAKYEKQIANCKLFAPGDGLVVYANDPGRNFGSNTPQIEEGATVRERQKIFSLPDIGNMQVNAKIHESQIDKILGKMKARIRVDAFADMELEGSVVDVAPLPDPSSFFSSDIKVYTSHIRIENPLPGLRPGMNAEVVILVDRKEDVLTVPVQAILEFKGKDHVAVRGAEGYERKEVALGATNDKYVEITQGVSQGQVVALNPITLLSDDEKRELFAVGRGGAAKKDWAKADGKGEAVPGAPAGPGGPAGAGGPPDAAKAKGKAGRRGGGGAMGGAFMEKMKNIPAEDRAKLKGASDEERAEILKKAGFSDAELEQMKQMRAGGGGPGGGGPGGTGGGFGGGGPRGPGGGPGGPGGGN; this comes from the coding sequence GTGTTGGCCCTGGGTCTCGTCTCCCTCCTCGCGGTGGGGGGCGTGGCCCTGGTCAGCGTCCCGGGCATGAGCAAGCCCATCCGCGGATTCTTCGCCCCGACCACCCTCGACATCATCCCTTTCGAAATCAAGCGCGGCCCGCTGCCGATCACCGTCACCGAAAAGGGCTCGCTCGAAAGCGCCAAGAACGAAGACGTCTACTGCCAGGTTGAAGGCCAGACGACCATCATCTCGATCCTCCCCGAGGGGACCGCGGTGAAGAAAGGCCAGCTCGTCTGCGAGCTCGACTCGGCGACCCTCCGCGAGTCCCTGATCAACCAGAAGATCTCCACCCAGGGGGCTGAGGCCTCTTACCAGCAGGCCAAGCTCACCCGCGAGGTCGCCGAGATCGCCGTTAAGGAATACGAGGAAGGGATCTACGCGCAGGATAAGGCGACGATCAACGGCGAGATCAAGCTGGCCGAGTCCGACCTCGCCCGCGCCGCCGACCGCGTCGACTGGGCCAACCGGATGTTCGACAAGGGCTACGTGTCGCGAGCCCAGAAGGTGTCCGAGGAGCTGAACAACCAGAAGGCCCGGTTCGCCCTGGAACAGGCCCAGAGCAAGCTCGCCGTCCTGGAACGATTCACCAAGGCCAAGACGATCAAGGAGTTGCGGAGCGACGTCGAAAAGGCGTTCTCCGACGAGAAGGCCAAGGAGCAGACCTATCGGCTGGAGCAGGAGAAGGAAGCGAAGTACGAGAAGCAGATCGCCAACTGCAAGCTCTTCGCCCCCGGCGACGGACTCGTGGTCTATGCCAACGACCCGGGTCGCAACTTCGGTAGCAACACCCCCCAGATTGAAGAAGGGGCGACGGTCCGCGAGCGTCAGAAGATCTTCAGCCTGCCAGACATCGGCAACATGCAGGTCAACGCCAAGATCCATGAGTCGCAGATCGACAAGATCCTGGGCAAGATGAAGGCGAGGATTCGGGTCGACGCCTTCGCCGACATGGAGCTGGAGGGGAGCGTCGTCGACGTCGCCCCCCTGCCCGACCCGTCGAGCTTCTTCAGCTCGGACATCAAGGTCTATACGTCGCACATCCGCATCGAGAATCCCCTTCCCGGCCTCCGCCCAGGCATGAACGCCGAGGTCGTCATCCTCGTCGATCGCAAGGAAGACGTCCTCACGGTCCCCGTCCAGGCGATACTCGAGTTCAAGGGCAAGGACCACGTCGCCGTCCGCGGCGCAGAGGGCTACGAGCGCAAGGAAGTCGCGCTCGGGGCGACCAACGACAAGTACGTCGAGATCACCCAAGGCGTCAGCCAGGGCCAGGTCGTCGCGCTCAACCCGATCACCTTGCTCAGCGACGATGAGAAGCGCGAGCTGTTCGCGGTCGGACGCGGCGGGGCCGCCAAGAAGGACTGGGCCAAGGCCGATGGCAAAGGCGAGGCCGTCCCCGGCGCGCCGGCCGGTCCCGGCGGTCCTGCTGGAGCAGGCGGCCCGCCCGACGCCGCGAAGGCCAAGGGTAAGGCCGGACGCCGCGGCGGAGGCGGCGCCATGGGGGGGGCCTTCATGGAAAAGATGAAGAACATCCCCGCCGAGGATCGGGCCAAGCTGAAAGGGGCCTCGGATGAAGAAAGGGCCGAGATCCTGAAGAAGGCCGGCTTCAGCGACGCCGAGCTCGAGCAGATGAAGCAGATGCGGGCGGGCGGCGGCGGGCCCGGAGGCGGCGGTCCCGGCGGGACGGGCGGCGGTTTCGGCGGCGGTGGTCCTCGCGGGCCAGGCGGCGGACCCGGCGGACCCGGGGGAGGTAATTGA